TTCGGTTGGGCAGGTGCAGGCGGGTGAGCGATCCTTGCGAGGCGCGGTATGTGGTGACCACGTCCGGTGTGGCGCTTCCGAGAATGCAGGTCGCATCGAGGATGGAGGCATAATGGAGCGCCGTTTCACGGGCATGATAGAGAGGACCTCGTCCAAACTGCTTGTAGGATTCGTCGTGCGATTCATCCAACACGATCAATCCGATGTCCGGGAGCGGCGTGAAAAGTGCGCTGCGGGGGCCGATAATTACGGGAACCGAGCCCTGCCGGGCGCGGCGCCAGGTGTCGTATCGTTCCCCTTCCGATAGCTGGGAATGGATCAACCCGACTTGTCCCGGGAAGCGTGCCAGGAATCGCCGTACGGTTTGCGGCGTCAGGGCGATTTCCGGGACCAGTATGATCGCTTGACGACCCAGCGCGATGGTTTCGGCGACCGCACGCAGATACAATTCGGTTTTTCCGGATCCCGTGACCCCGTGGAGTAAAAAATGCCGCCTGACTCCCGATTGATTCAACGCGTCTTTCAGCGTATGCCATACCTCGAATTGATCGCTTGTGAGTGGGGGTGGACTCGTAGGGACGAACTCGATCGCCTCGGTCGGATCGCGCCAGATTTCGGTCTCACCGAAGGCGATCAGATCGCGCTCTTCCAGATAACGCAGATCGGCCAATTTAGCACCCAGCTCGGCGTATATCCAGGTGGCTTCGGTTGGCTGTCCCTCCTCGATGAGCATTTTGAGCACCGCTTCCCGCCGCTGCGCCGCATCGCTTCCGGGTCGCCCCAGGTTTCCAAAGTTGTCCCTCGCGGCTTCGGGTGCCACGGACAGCCGGACCGTACGAATCCGGCGCGCCCCGACGCTCGGGGGATCAAGGACGGACGCTCGCTCCAATGCGCCATCTTTCACCAGGGAATCGACGGCGGATCGCCAGGCTTGTCTGGGAAAGGCGCGGGCGATCTGTCTGCCTCTCAAGGGGCCTCTACGGCGCAGCAGATCGAGCACGCGATTTTGCAATGCGGAGGCGGCTCGAGCGTCCTGGTCGAGGAGTGCGTATAGCGAATCGGCTTTCTGGCTCAATCCCGGCGGCAGCATTAGCGTGATGCATTCGATCAGTGGAGATACGGTTTGCTCGCTCAGCCAATGGGCCAGCTTCAGTTGCTGCTGCGTCAATACGGGAAGTGGATCGAGCAGCGATTCGACCGGTTTGGTTTCGGGTACTGAAGATTGCTTCAATAAACGGACGACGACGCCCTGTACGCGGCGGTTCCCAAACGGAGCAGTCACCAAATGGCCCGGGGCAACGTGACCACGCAGCGAAGGCGGGAGGTGATAATCGAAAGTGCCCCGGACGGGCGGCAGATTTACGGCGACCTCGACAAACATGGGCATCAATCGGCAGGCTTTGGGTGGGGTTTCGATGGGCTGCGTGTATCGGAAATTTTCCGGATCGAAAGACGGGCGATACGCAGTCCGTCCATGGCTTCCACTTGAAACTGCAGTCCTTCTGCGTTGATGACGTCGCCGACCTGCGCCAGGCGTCCGAGTTTACCGATGACG
The window above is part of the Anaerolineales bacterium genome. Proteins encoded here:
- the priA gene encoding primosomal protein N' is translated as MFVEVAVNLPPVRGTFDYHLPPSLRGHVAPGHLVTAPFGNRRVQGVVVRLLKQSSVPETKPVESLLDPLPVLTQQQLKLAHWLSEQTVSPLIECITLMLPPGLSQKADSLYALLDQDARAASALQNRVLDLLRRRGPLRGRQIARAFPRQAWRSAVDSLVKDGALERASVLDPPSVGARRIRTVRLSVAPEAARDNFGNLGRPGSDAAQRREAVLKMLIEEGQPTEATWIYAELGAKLADLRYLEERDLIAFGETEIWRDPTEAIEFVPTSPPPLTSDQFEVWHTLKDALNQSGVRRHFLLHGVTGSGKTELYLRAVAETIALGRQAIILVPEIALTPQTVRRFLARFPGQVGLIHSQLSEGERYDTWRRARQGSVPVIIGPRSALFTPLPDIGLIVLDESHDESYKQFGRGPLYHARETALHYASILDATCILGSATPDVVTTYRASQGSLTRLHLPNRIMGHQKRIRQQASRFGITPTYKKAEGEASYIDLPPVKIVDMRQELRAGNRSIFSRAFQKSLETTLAAGQQAILFLNRRGSSTYIFCRDCGRVLRCPRCETNLTYHGANQQLMCHHCGYTRSLPKTCPQCKSTRIKHFGTGTQGIQNELEAAFPNASSIRWDRDTTRTKGAHQAILAKFAEHQADVLIGTQMVAKGLDLPLVTFVGVISADTGLNLPDYRAAERTFQTLTQVAGRAGRGLLGGHAILQTYQPEHYAIQAAAKHDYREFYEAEIRQRRRLGYPPFKRLARFTIREFSASSAEKEARRLSKSIQDKIAKLEVPADIIGPAPCFFRKLRGAYCWHFILRASDPLRLIPETIPDRWSVDIDPVSLL